The proteins below are encoded in one region of Kineosporia corallincola:
- a CDS encoding ABC transporter permease, with protein MAVNTLALPGTRRLPVNLVRLRRVAWRVLVTLARSVAIFVPVFGVATFVTFALRSVSGLSPARMQLGEQATPEAIARIETQWGLDRPFLAQYWTWLTGILHGDLGTSWSNGVSVSTLIGMGLGVSLSVAALALFIGITFGFGFGALAAVKHTTWIDRSITAVMTVFSVMPAFVVGIVLVAVFAVGFGWFPASGYVPLELGLWPWLSHILLPALALSFDTVADVARQLRAGLIAASRENYVTGALVRGLSPRRIFWKHVLRNGTGPTLAVLGLKFPALIGGAVVTEWIFGLQGFGRFANDSAQAGDVPAVQGVLVVSIVLVVVFNLIVNVVLGRITPASQRGV; from the coding sequence ATGGCCGTGAACACCCTTGCGCTGCCGGGGACCCGGCGGCTTCCGGTGAACCTGGTACGCCTGCGGCGGGTGGCCTGGCGCGTCCTGGTCACGCTCGCCCGGTCGGTCGCGATCTTCGTGCCGGTCTTCGGCGTCGCCACCTTCGTGACCTTCGCGCTCCGGTCGGTCAGCGGCCTGAGCCCGGCCCGGATGCAGCTGGGTGAGCAGGCCACGCCGGAGGCGATCGCCCGGATCGAGACGCAGTGGGGCCTGGACCGCCCGTTCCTGGCCCAGTACTGGACCTGGCTCACCGGCATCCTGCACGGCGATCTGGGCACCAGCTGGTCCAACGGGGTGAGCGTGTCCACCCTGATCGGGATGGGCCTGGGCGTCAGCCTGTCGGTCGCCGCCCTGGCCCTGTTCATCGGCATCACGTTCGGGTTCGGGTTCGGCGCGCTGGCCGCGGTGAAGCACACCACCTGGATCGACCGCTCGATCACCGCGGTGATGACGGTGTTCTCGGTGATGCCGGCGTTCGTGGTCGGCATCGTGCTGGTGGCGGTGTTCGCGGTCGGGTTCGGCTGGTTCCCGGCCTCCGGCTACGTGCCCCTGGAACTGGGCCTGTGGCCGTGGCTGTCGCACATCCTGCTGCCGGCCCTGGCGCTGAGTTTCGACACCGTCGCCGACGTGGCCCGGCAGCTGCGGGCCGGGCTGATCGCGGCCTCCCGCGAGAACTACGTCACCGGGGCGCTGGTGCGTGGCCTGAGCCCGCGCCGGATCTTCTGGAAGCACGTGCTGCGCAACGGGACCGGGCCGACCCTGGCGGTGCTCGGGCTGAAGTTCCCGGCGCTGATCGGTGGTGCCGTGGTGACCGAGTGGATCTTCGGGCTCCAGGGCTTCGGGCGCTTCGCCAACGACTCCGCCCAGGCCGGTGACGTGCCGGCGGTGCAGGGCGTGCTGGTGGTCTCGATCGTGCTGGTCGTGGTGTTCAACCTGATCGTCAACGTCGTGCTGGGCCGGATCACCCCGGCCTCGCAGCGGGGGGTGTGA
- a CDS encoding NtaA/DmoA family FMN-dependent monooxygenase (This protein belongs to a clade of FMN-dependent monooxygenases, within a broader family of flavin-dependent oxidoreductases, the luciferase-like monooxygenase (LMM) family, some of whose members use coenzyme F420 rather than FMN.), with product MTRKLHLAVAAYGVGGPGQHGLWKDSRVPKNASTDIRYYIRQAQIAEQALFDAFFIVDSQFITADYPSHYLNRLEPLTLLSAVATHTERIGLVATASSTYNSPFNLARRFASLDLISGGRAAWNVVTSFDTGTSRNYGLDEHLDYATRYGRALEAVQVVHGLWDSYEDDAFPADVGRNVFLDPSKLHALDHVGEHFSVAGPLNVSRSPQGRPVIFQAGVSPEGRDLAARVAEGIYAPGGSLEQAQDYYADVKRRALAAGRDPDHVVIFTGAAPVVAATDELAHRRSREIYDEDDDFDRKLGFLGRSFGAYDFSRHDLDAPFPDVAHLAEKGGRTAGAAIVEKATAQRLTLRQVVDTLTEYRASPFTGAPGTVADAIEHWFTARAADGLNLNFRTLEDLERFAGDVVPLLQARGLFRTRYESDTLRGHLGLPVPENRYTQARRAGQVGQVGQAGQAGQAGQADAPVTVGGDR from the coding sequence ATGACGAGGAAACTCCACCTGGCCGTCGCCGCCTACGGTGTCGGCGGGCCCGGCCAGCACGGGCTGTGGAAGGACAGCCGGGTGCCGAAGAACGCCAGCACCGACATCCGGTACTACATCCGCCAGGCCCAGATCGCCGAACAGGCGCTGTTCGACGCGTTCTTCATCGTCGACAGCCAGTTCATCACCGCCGACTACCCCTCGCACTACCTCAACCGGCTGGAACCGCTGACCCTGCTGTCGGCGGTGGCCACCCACACCGAGCGGATCGGCCTGGTCGCCACCGCCAGCTCCACCTACAACTCGCCGTTCAACCTGGCCCGGCGCTTCGCCTCGCTGGACCTGATCAGCGGCGGGCGCGCGGCCTGGAACGTGGTGACCAGCTTCGACACCGGCACCTCCCGCAACTACGGCCTGGACGAGCACCTCGACTACGCCACCCGCTACGGGCGGGCGCTGGAGGCGGTGCAGGTGGTGCACGGCCTGTGGGACTCCTACGAGGACGACGCCTTTCCCGCCGACGTCGGGCGCAACGTCTTCCTCGACCCCTCGAAGCTGCACGCTCTCGACCACGTGGGGGAGCACTTCTCGGTGGCCGGGCCGCTGAACGTGTCGCGCTCGCCGCAGGGCCGGCCGGTGATCTTCCAGGCCGGGGTGTCGCCGGAGGGCCGCGACCTGGCCGCGCGGGTGGCCGAGGGCATCTACGCGCCCGGCGGGTCGCTGGAGCAGGCGCAGGACTACTACGCCGACGTCAAGCGCCGGGCCCTGGCCGCCGGCCGCGACCCCGACCACGTGGTGATCTTCACCGGGGCCGCTCCGGTGGTGGCGGCCACCGACGAGCTGGCCCACCGGCGCTCCCGCGAGATCTACGACGAGGACGACGACTTCGACCGCAAGCTGGGCTTTCTCGGACGCTCGTTCGGGGCGTACGACTTCTCCCGGCACGACCTGGACGCGCCGTTCCCCGACGTGGCGCACCTGGCCGAGAAGGGGGGACGCACGGCGGGCGCGGCGATCGTGGAGAAGGCCACCGCCCAGCGGCTCACCCTGCGCCAGGTGGTGGACACGCTGACCGAGTACCGGGCGTCGCCGTTCACCGGCGCGCCGGGCACGGTGGCCGATGCGATCGAGCACTGGTTCACCGCCCGCGCCGCCGACGGCCTGAACCTGAACTTCCGCACCCTGGAAGACCTGGAGCGCTTCGCCGGTGACGTGGTGCCGCTGCTCCAGGCCCGCGGGCTGTTCCGCACCCGCTACGAGAGTGACACCCTGCGTGGGCATCTCGGGCTGCCGGTGCCGGAGAACCGGTACACGCAGGCCCGGCGGGCGGGTCAGGTGGGTCAGGTGGGTCAGGCGGGTCAGGCCGGTCAGGCCGGTCAGGCGGACGCGCCCGTGACCGTGGGCGGTGACCGGTGA
- a CDS encoding ABC transporter substrate-binding protein: MNTNITDLRRRSFLTGLLAAPVLGSALAACGGADAGASAGAATLKWASSYFPTHWDPVVGGSGAQFRHLALVYASITRVDENGEAQPDLAESWDYNDKGDEVTFHLREGLTFSDGEPVDADAVKKAIERAKTQEDSALFGDLTSIDEVTADGDLDVVVKLTQVDYQIPLLLGERVLQVASPKAAADPKTLDQSPVGHGPFVVTQIIPGTKAVLEKNPDYWDAANIHIDRVELTAAPDASTVVSGLQTGVYNFADVAASQAKSAESAGLDVFVQPGYNASNLSLNVNQAPFDDPKVVEAVRYGINREEFVSKLTFGYGTPATQPFPDTYIAYDPQSKDLWPYDVDKAKAALAESKYSGDDLTVDLVIPEEDASAEIIQSQLAAIGITINIKIDKNWATPFFAKELVASIYGTTGRDSPLQTLTAHFGPNGVLNLSSPYEPDDFEDAVAKVRQTPLEDGAYATNLQAATRAGLESRALVFTFSQPNVFVKDPSISALPKNPGHVNWTGVTISN, encoded by the coding sequence ATGAACACGAATATCACCGACCTGCGCCGCAGATCGTTCCTGACCGGCCTGCTGGCCGCCCCCGTGCTCGGCTCGGCGCTGGCCGCCTGCGGCGGCGCGGACGCCGGTGCCTCGGCCGGCGCCGCCACCCTGAAGTGGGCCTCGTCGTACTTCCCGACGCACTGGGACCCGGTGGTCGGCGGCAGCGGCGCGCAGTTCCGGCACCTGGCCCTGGTCTACGCCTCGATCACCCGGGTGGACGAGAACGGTGAGGCACAGCCCGACCTGGCCGAGAGCTGGGACTACAACGACAAGGGCGACGAGGTCACCTTCCACCTGCGCGAGGGCCTGACGTTCAGCGACGGCGAGCCGGTGGACGCGGACGCGGTGAAAAAGGCGATCGAGCGGGCCAAGACCCAGGAGGACTCGGCCCTGTTCGGCGACCTCACCTCGATCGACGAGGTGACGGCCGACGGCGACCTGGACGTGGTGGTGAAGCTGACCCAGGTGGACTACCAGATCCCGCTGCTGCTCGGTGAGCGCGTGCTCCAGGTGGCCAGCCCGAAGGCGGCGGCCGACCCGAAGACGCTGGACCAGAGTCCGGTCGGGCACGGGCCTTTCGTGGTCACGCAGATCATCCCGGGCACCAAGGCGGTGCTGGAGAAGAACCCGGACTACTGGGACGCGGCGAACATCCACATCGACAGGGTCGAGCTCACCGCGGCGCCGGACGCCTCCACGGTGGTGTCGGGGCTCCAGACCGGGGTGTACAACTTCGCCGACGTGGCCGCCAGCCAGGCCAAGTCGGCCGAGAGCGCGGGCCTGGACGTGTTCGTGCAGCCCGGCTACAACGCCTCGAACCTGAGCCTGAACGTGAACCAGGCGCCGTTCGACGACCCGAAGGTGGTCGAGGCGGTGCGCTACGGCATCAACCGCGAGGAGTTCGTGTCCAAGCTGACCTTCGGCTACGGAACGCCGGCCACGCAGCCCTTCCCGGACACCTACATCGCCTACGACCCGCAGTCGAAGGACCTGTGGCCGTACGACGTGGACAAGGCGAAAGCGGCTCTGGCGGAGTCGAAATACTCCGGTGACGACCTGACCGTCGACCTGGTGATCCCGGAGGAGGACGCCTCGGCCGAAATCATCCAGTCGCAGCTGGCCGCGATCGGGATCACGATCAACATCAAGATCGACAAGAACTGGGCCACACCGTTCTTCGCCAAGGAGCTGGTGGCCTCGATCTACGGCACCACCGGGCGGGACTCGCCGCTCCAGACCCTGACCGCGCACTTCGGCCCGAACGGCGTGCTCAACCTCAGCAGCCCCTACGAGCCGGACGATTTCGAGGACGCGGTGGCGAAGGTGCGCCAGACCCCGCTGGAGGACGGCGCCTACGCCACCAACCTCCAGGCGGCCACCCGGGCCGGGCTGGAGAGCCGGGCCCTGGTGTTCACCTTCTCGCAGCCCAACGTGTTCGTGAAGGACCCGTCGATCTCCGCCCTGCCGAAGAACCCGGGCCACGTGAACTGGACCGGCGTCACCATCTCGAACTGA
- a CDS encoding DUF4291 domain-containing protein: METPLRQIRAIWDATTITVYQAYSPEIAEPALAAGRFVAPFRRGRMTWVKPSFLWMMYRSDWATAPGQERVLAVRLTREGFARALAGAALSSYDPAVHADREAWSRELKRSSVRVQWDPERSLTMQRLPHRSLQLGLSGGAVDRYVDEWITGLTDVTATAHAVHELVRAGDLATARTLLPAETPIRSPTPWPRALTPGPA; encoded by the coding sequence ATGGAAACACCGCTCCGTCAGATCCGTGCCATCTGGGACGCGACCACGATCACCGTGTACCAGGCCTACTCCCCCGAGATCGCCGAACCGGCCCTGGCCGCCGGACGTTTCGTGGCCCCGTTCCGGCGGGGCCGGATGACCTGGGTCAAGCCGTCGTTCCTGTGGATGATGTACCGCTCCGACTGGGCCACCGCGCCCGGCCAGGAGCGGGTGCTCGCCGTGCGCCTGACCCGCGAGGGGTTCGCACGGGCCCTGGCCGGGGCTGCACTCAGCAGCTATGACCCGGCGGTGCACGCCGACCGCGAGGCCTGGTCGCGGGAGCTGAAACGCTCGTCGGTACGGGTGCAGTGGGACCCCGAGCGCTCCCTGACCATGCAGCGGCTGCCCCACCGCTCGCTCCAGCTCGGGCTGTCCGGCGGGGCGGTGGACCGGTACGTGGACGAGTGGATCACCGGCCTGACCGACGTCACCGCCACCGCCCACGCCGTGCACGAACTGGTGCGGGCCGGCGACCTGGCCACCGCCCGCACCCTGCTGCCGGCCGAAACCCCTATCCGGAGCCCTACCCCCTGGCCCAGGGCCCTGACCCCGGGCCCCGCCTGA
- a CDS encoding LysR family transcriptional regulator, translating to MSQILDIAPLRSFVAVADTGGFQRAATSLHLSQAAVSQHVRKLESATGRVLVERHGRGSRLTADGERLLAQARRILSLHDETLRGFGRHTAETVVIGSTEHAAAQLLPYLSSQLGTSLPDTRIRFRLDRGTKLREGVAEGRVDLALLLGPADDLRATPVGDLELTWYSAPGWQLPPAPAPIPVVAFDQPCALRSRALETLAENAIPAMVNAEAIQLAGVQAAVGAGLGVALMATLGQTPEGLAPRTDLPAPRPLPLAVWSRQGLSSRTSAPVAEALRQLLARPSSSTLTASYPDVEYAQGA from the coding sequence ATGAGTCAGATCCTGGACATCGCCCCACTCCGCAGTTTCGTGGCGGTCGCGGACACCGGCGGTTTCCAGCGCGCCGCCACGTCTTTGCATCTCAGCCAGGCCGCGGTGAGCCAGCACGTGCGCAAGCTGGAGAGCGCCACCGGCCGGGTCCTGGTGGAACGGCACGGCCGCGGGTCCCGGCTCACCGCCGACGGTGAGCGGCTGCTCGCCCAGGCCAGGCGCATCCTCTCGCTGCACGACGAGACGCTGCGCGGCTTCGGCCGGCACACCGCCGAGACCGTGGTGATCGGGTCCACCGAGCACGCCGCCGCGCAGCTGCTGCCCTACCTGTCCTCGCAGCTGGGCACGTCGCTGCCCGACACCCGCATCCGCTTCCGGCTGGACCGCGGCACCAAGCTGCGCGAGGGCGTGGCCGAGGGCCGCGTCGACCTGGCGCTGCTGCTCGGGCCGGCCGACGACCTGCGCGCCACACCGGTCGGCGACCTGGAGCTGACCTGGTACTCCGCACCCGGCTGGCAACTGCCGCCGGCCCCCGCCCCGATCCCGGTGGTGGCGTTCGACCAGCCCTGCGCGCTGCGCAGCCGGGCCCTGGAAACCCTTGCGGAAAACGCCATCCCGGCTATGGTTAACGCCGAGGCGATCCAGCTGGCCGGGGTCCAGGCCGCCGTCGGGGCCGGGCTGGGCGTGGCGCTCATGGCCACCCTGGGCCAGACCCCCGAGGGACTCGCGCCGCGCACCGACCTGCCCGCACCCCGTCCCCTGCCGCTGGCCGTGTGGTCACGGCAGGGCCTGTCCTCCCGCACCTCGGCACCGGTCGCCGAGGCCCTGCGCCAGCTGCTCGCCCGGCCATCGTCGTCCACCCTCACCGCGTCCTACCCCGACGTCGAGTACGCCCAGGGAGCCTGA
- a CDS encoding NtaA/DmoA family FMN-dependent monooxygenase (This protein belongs to a clade of FMN-dependent monooxygenases, within a broader family of flavin-dependent oxidoreductases, the luciferase-like monooxygenase (LMM) family, some of whose members use coenzyme F420 rather than FMN.), which yields MPENPRRTLKLGAVLLGVGGPGQHHTWLDPQIPADASVDVRWYIARAQEAEAARFDHVFIVDSQYITPDSPHHYLSRLEPLTLLSAIAVHTEHIGLVATLTTSYSEPFDVARRLASLDHISGGRAGWNVVTSGDQGTAGNYSRDAHYDYATRYGRALEHVRVAQGLWDSYEPGALPRDREAGVFLDRSKLHALNHVGEHFRVAGPLNIERTPQGQPVIFQAGDSEEGRDLGAAVADAIFTHAANLEQAVAFRTELRERAAAKGRDPRHVLIVPGIHPIIGDTDEEAIARQAAVLGAKSFDKALAELGRPFGWHDFAQYDLDAPFPDVPSGESFRTQAEAVKRLAAEKGWTLRQVVEHQLAQGWSPFVGSPLTVADEIQRWFEAGGFDGINITVNSPADFARFTDQVLPILRERGVVRSEYESSTLRGNLGLPVPENRHTAALVP from the coding sequence GTGCCCGAAAACCCCCGTCGCACCCTCAAACTCGGTGCCGTCCTGCTCGGAGTGGGCGGTCCCGGCCAGCACCACACCTGGCTCGACCCGCAGATCCCGGCCGACGCCAGCGTGGACGTGCGCTGGTACATCGCCCGGGCCCAGGAGGCCGAGGCGGCCAGGTTCGACCACGTCTTCATCGTCGACAGCCAGTACATCACCCCCGACTCGCCGCACCACTACCTCAGCCGCCTGGAACCGCTCACCCTGCTGTCGGCGATCGCCGTGCACACCGAGCACATCGGCCTGGTCGCAACTCTCACCACCTCGTACAGTGAGCCGTTCGACGTGGCCCGCCGGCTGGCCTCGCTCGACCACATCAGCGGCGGCCGGGCCGGGTGGAACGTCGTGACCAGCGGCGATCAGGGCACCGCGGGCAATTACAGCCGCGACGCGCACTACGACTACGCCACCCGGTACGGCCGCGCCCTGGAGCACGTGCGGGTGGCCCAGGGGCTGTGGGACTCCTACGAGCCGGGTGCACTGCCCCGCGACCGCGAGGCCGGCGTGTTCCTGGACCGCTCGAAACTGCACGCCCTGAACCACGTCGGCGAGCACTTCCGGGTGGCCGGCCCACTGAACATCGAGCGCACCCCGCAGGGGCAGCCGGTGATTTTCCAGGCCGGCGACTCCGAGGAGGGCCGTGACCTGGGCGCGGCCGTGGCCGACGCGATCTTCACACACGCCGCGAACCTGGAGCAGGCGGTGGCCTTTCGCACCGAGCTGCGCGAGCGGGCCGCGGCGAAGGGCCGCGACCCGCGGCACGTGCTGATCGTTCCGGGCATCCACCCGATCATCGGCGACACCGACGAGGAGGCGATCGCCCGGCAGGCGGCGGTTCTCGGGGCGAAGAGCTTCGACAAGGCGCTGGCCGAGCTGGGCCGCCCGTTCGGCTGGCACGACTTCGCGCAGTACGACCTGGACGCGCCGTTCCCGGACGTGCCGTCCGGCGAGAGCTTTCGCACCCAGGCCGAGGCGGTCAAGCGCCTGGCCGCCGAGAAGGGCTGGACGCTGCGGCAGGTGGTGGAGCACCAGCTGGCCCAGGGCTGGTCGCCGTTCGTCGGCTCGCCGCTGACCGTGGCGGACGAGATCCAGCGCTGGTTCGAGGCCGGCGGCTTCGACGGCATCAACATCACGGTGAACTCGCCGGCCGACTTCGCCCGCTTCACCGACCAGGTGCTGCCCATTCTGCGGGAGCGCGGCGTGGTGCGCAGCGAGTACGAATCCTCCACCCTGCGCGGCAATCTCGGCCTGCCGGTGCCGGAGAACCGGCACACCGCGGCCCTCGTCCCCTGA
- a CDS encoding cupin domain-containing protein, with the protein MSAVHLTSADHGGEPVRTPSGVLLPPGIDPFHTRLHQIAPANLVGQTTQTSGMKRLEAVSGKTVGARSLWMGQTHVPALTNSGNHHHGASETAIYVVSGHPVFVFADLDGDEPAERRIETSPGDYVFVPPWVPHREENPDPSDEALVVIARTTQEAIVVNLDALDWSQVDPRA; encoded by the coding sequence ATGTCCGCAGTCCACCTGACCTCCGCCGATCATGGCGGCGAGCCCGTGCGCACGCCCAGCGGGGTGCTGCTGCCGCCCGGCATCGACCCCTTCCACACCCGCCTGCACCAGATCGCCCCGGCGAACCTGGTCGGGCAGACCACCCAGACCTCCGGCATGAAGCGGCTGGAGGCGGTCAGCGGCAAGACCGTCGGGGCGCGCAGCCTGTGGATGGGCCAGACCCACGTGCCCGCCCTGACCAACTCCGGCAACCATCACCACGGCGCCTCGGAGACCGCGATCTACGTGGTCTCCGGCCATCCGGTGTTCGTGTTCGCCGACCTGGACGGCGACGAGCCGGCCGAGCGGCGGATCGAGACCTCGCCCGGTGACTACGTGTTCGTGCCGCCGTGGGTGCCGCACCGCGAGGAGAACCCCGACCCCTCCGACGAGGCGCTGGTGGTGATCGCCCGCACCACCCAGGAGGCGATCGTGGTCAACCTCGACGCACTGGACTGGTCGCAGGTCGACCCGCGGGCCTGA
- a CDS encoding ABC transporter ATP-binding protein has protein sequence MSEPVLSLRDVRISQGAREFVHGASFDLYPGGVVGIVGESGSGKTLTCRSALGILPDGFTVSGGSITVAGQDISALSVKQWTTLRGTTISAVFQDPASYLNPSLTVGSQLGEVLRVKAGLRRREARTRGLELLEAVHLRDPLKVYDQYPHELSGGMQQRVLIATAISLGPRVLIADEATTALDVTVQAEILDLLSDLRESTGLALVVVSHDLAVIAQLCEQVLVMRSGEVVEQGPTAQVLHDPRHEYTRLLIGEHEQYGLDTFVEEPADA, from the coding sequence ATGAGCGAGCCGGTGCTGTCGCTGCGCGACGTACGGATCAGCCAGGGCGCCCGGGAGTTCGTGCACGGGGCGAGTTTCGACCTGTACCCGGGCGGCGTGGTCGGCATCGTCGGGGAGTCCGGCAGCGGCAAGACCCTGACCTGCCGCAGCGCCCTGGGCATCCTGCCGGACGGCTTCACCGTCTCGGGCGGTTCGATCACCGTTGCCGGGCAGGACATCTCGGCGCTGTCGGTCAAACAGTGGACGACGCTGCGCGGCACCACGATCAGCGCCGTCTTCCAGGACCCGGCCTCCTACCTCAACCCCTCACTCACCGTCGGCTCGCAGCTCGGCGAGGTGCTGCGGGTCAAGGCCGGTCTGCGGCGGCGCGAGGCCCGCACCCGCGGGCTGGAGCTGCTGGAGGCGGTGCACCTGCGCGACCCGCTGAAGGTGTACGACCAGTACCCGCACGAGCTGTCCGGCGGCATGCAGCAGCGGGTGCTGATCGCCACCGCCATCTCGCTCGGCCCCCGGGTCCTGATCGCCGACGAGGCCACCACCGCCCTCGACGTCACCGTGCAGGCCGAGATCCTCGACCTGCTCTCGGACCTGCGGGAGAGCACCGGACTGGCACTGGTGGTGGTGTCGCACGACCTGGCCGTGATCGCCCAGCTGTGTGAGCAGGTGCTGGTGATGCGCTCCGGCGAGGTGGTCGAGCAGGGCCCGACCGCCCAGGTGCTGCACGACCCGCGGCACGAGTACACCCGCCTGCTGATCGGCGAGCACGAGCAGTACGGACTGGACACCTTCGTCGAGGAGCCCGCCGATGCCTGA
- a CDS encoding ABC transporter permease, whose translation MLRRIWALPTGKIAFGILALVAVLAVAGPLLAPQDPLAGSPQALTGPSGAHWLGTDYLGRDVLSRLLAGSRTSIVGSLEVALTALLVGVLPGILSVYLGRVFEWSVLRLTDTLISLPFLVFAVAVTALLGNGITQAMLTVGVLVSPLFFRVSRAATLAVARSQYVEAALISGASFGQVVRRHVWVKVLPPIGVALAQTIGIGFVVVSSLTFLGVGVQPPAPTWGGLLASDLGYLDYQPWAPAVPALLIMGTVWGCNLLADALRDVSGQAGRSLVTKVGER comes from the coding sequence ATGCTGCGCCGGATCTGGGCCCTGCCCACCGGGAAGATCGCGTTCGGCATCCTCGCGCTGGTGGCCGTGCTGGCCGTGGCCGGGCCGCTGCTGGCCCCGCAGGACCCGCTGGCCGGCAGCCCGCAGGCCCTGACCGGGCCGTCGGGGGCGCACTGGCTGGGCACCGACTACCTGGGCCGCGACGTGCTCAGCCGGCTCCTGGCCGGATCGCGTACCAGCATCGTCGGATCCCTGGAGGTGGCGCTGACGGCGCTGCTGGTCGGGGTCCTGCCGGGCATCCTGTCGGTCTATCTGGGAAGGGTTTTCGAGTGGAGCGTGCTGCGCCTGACCGACACCCTGATCTCGCTGCCGTTCCTGGTGTTCGCGGTCGCCGTCACCGCGCTGCTGGGCAACGGCATCACTCAGGCCATGCTGACCGTCGGGGTGCTGGTGTCGCCGCTGTTCTTCCGGGTCTCCCGGGCCGCGACGCTGGCGGTGGCCCGCTCGCAGTACGTGGAGGCGGCCCTGATCAGCGGGGCCTCGTTCGGCCAGGTGGTGCGCCGGCACGTCTGGGTCAAGGTGCTGCCGCCGATCGGCGTGGCCCTGGCCCAGACCATCGGCATCGGGTTCGTGGTGGTGTCCAGCCTGACCTTCCTGGGGGTCGGCGTGCAGCCGCCGGCACCGACCTGGGGTGGCCTGCTGGCCTCCGACCTGGGCTATCTCGACTACCAGCCGTGGGCCCCGGCGGTGCCGGCGCTGCTGATCATGGGCACGGTGTGGGGCTGCAACCTGCTGGCCGACGCCCTGCGCGACGTGTCCGGCCAGGCCGGCCGATCACTGGTGACCAAGGTGGGAGAACGATGA
- a CDS encoding ABC transporter ATP-binding protein, whose protein sequence is MPENPVTTRDDEEPVLRVTGLDVHYGIGRKRHRALSGVSLEVAPGQAVGLIGETGSGKSTLARAVLGLVPAGGGSVVIGGEDVTGWSRRRWRAFRRRGVVQYVFQDPLRSLDPDLSVQDSLAEPLLLRGESRGAAREQVLEQLERVNLEPDLLPRLPGELSGGQRQRVAVARALVVRPRLIILDEPVSALDAANRVQILQIIKDLRDAGTALLFISHDLGSVAGVADRVAVLYQGELVEEGPAGVVLRSPRHAYTRLLLGSVPTLHAPSASRQQRQALRAQL, encoded by the coding sequence ATGCCTGAAAACCCCGTGACAACAAGGGACGACGAGGAGCCCGTGCTGCGCGTGACCGGTCTCGACGTGCACTACGGAATCGGCCGCAAGCGGCACCGGGCGCTGTCCGGGGTGTCGCTGGAGGTGGCCCCCGGCCAGGCGGTCGGCCTGATCGGCGAGACCGGCTCGGGCAAGTCCACCCTGGCCCGCGCCGTGCTCGGCCTGGTGCCGGCCGGCGGGGGATCGGTGGTGATCGGCGGCGAGGACGTGACCGGCTGGTCCCGGCGCCGGTGGCGGGCCTTCCGGCGGCGCGGCGTGGTGCAGTACGTGTTCCAGGACCCGCTGCGCAGCCTCGACCCCGACCTGAGCGTGCAGGATTCTCTGGCCGAACCCCTTCTGCTGCGCGGCGAATCCCGCGGGGCCGCGCGTGAGCAGGTGCTGGAGCAGCTGGAACGGGTCAACCTGGAACCGGATCTGCTGCCCCGCCTGCCCGGTGAGCTGTCCGGCGGCCAGCGCCAGCGCGTCGCGGTGGCCCGGGCCCTGGTGGTGCGGCCGCGGCTGATCATCCTCGACGAGCCGGTCTCCGCCCTGGACGCCGCCAACCGGGTGCAGATCCTCCAGATCATCAAGGACCTGCGCGACGCCGGCACCGCGCTGCTGTTCATCTCGCACGACCTGGGCTCGGTGGCCGGCGTGGCCGACCGGGTGGCCGTGCTCTACCAGGGGGAGCTGGTGGAGGAGGGGCCGGCCGGCGTCGTCCTTCGTTCTCCCCGGCACGCCTACACCCGGTTGCTGCTCGGGTCGGTGCCCACGCTGCACGCCCCCTCCGCCTCCCGGCAGCAACGCCAGGCCCTCCGGGCCCAGCTGTAG